From a single Lolium rigidum isolate FL_2022 chromosome 7, APGP_CSIRO_Lrig_0.1, whole genome shotgun sequence genomic region:
- the LOC124675224 gene encoding ethylene-responsive transcription factor RAP2-10-like has product MQGEYRSSSSSEDSAGSASAAAAAAAAAAAMAPLAAAAAAVAAKEELGVTVAVAPPMALAPLSQQQPRRQYRGVRMRKWGKWVAEIREPHKRTRIWLGSYATPVAAARAYDTAVFYLRGRSARLNFPDEISALAPLSPPPEELEADGGGALSAASIRKKAIEVGSRVDALQTGMTMVATAAAPANHRERQRQHQHAQQAARDEELLQLHHQKQQRTAWNGRAKNPDLNQAPDPDSSDAE; this is encoded by the coding sequence ATGCAGGGCGAGTACCGCTCGTCGTCTTCCAGCGAGGACTCGGCGGGGTCAGCCTCCGCAGCAGCCGCAGCAGCTGCGGCAGCCGCGGCTATGGCCCCTCTTGCCGCCGCAGCCGCGGCCGTGGCCGCCAAGGAGGAGCTGGGCGTGACGGTGGCTGTGGCGCCGCCGATGGCGCTGGCCCCGCTGAGCCAGCAGCAGCCGCGGCGGCAGTACCGCGGCGTGCGCATGCGGAAGTGGGGCAAGTGGGTGGCGGAGATCCGGGAGCCGCACAAGCGCACGCGCATCTGGCTCGGCTCCTACGCCacgcccgtcgccgccgcgcgcgcctacGACACGGCCGTCTTCTACCTGCGCGGCCGGTCCGCCAGGCTCAACTTCCCCGACGAGATCTCCGCGCtggcgccgctgtcgccgccgcccgaggagctggaggcggacggcggcggcgcgctgtCGGCGGCGTCGATCCGGAAGAAGGCCATCGAGGTCGGGTCCCGCGTCGACGCGCTGCAGACCGGGATGACcatggtcgccaccgccgccgcgccggcgaaCCACCGGGAGCGGCAGAGGCAGCACCAGCACGCGCAGCAGGCGGCGCGCGACGAGGAGCTGCTCCAGCTCCACCACCAGAAGCAGCAGCGGACGGCGTGGAACGGGCGGGCCAAGAACCCGGATCTCAACCAGGCGCCCGACCCGGACAGCTCCGACGCCGAGTGA